The following coding sequences lie in one Flavobacteriales bacterium genomic window:
- a CDS encoding polysaccharide biosynthesis protein, with the protein MTNPIRILFQHNIPRWIIFFIDVVICFFSLILAYLVRFNFSIPDTAIVDFPLVFGIVLGVRALSFFFSKTYKGIVKHTSSKDSQRIFIVITIGSIFYVLVNLLFYFGINKTFPIPFSIIIIDYMSTLFLMIILRVVFKALYTEIVNPYREKRNVIIFGAGESGIITKRTLDRDAGLKYKVLAFIDDDHKKEGKILEGIPIVSFKKLDDLLSKNDVAQVVISVQNISPERKKNLVDICLNYDTKVLNVPPVTDWINGELSFKQIKKIQIEELLERDPIQLNIENIKNQLSNKTILVTGAAGSIGSEIVRQIINFNPKKIILLDQAESPLYDMEMELNDDHNKVSYEIVIGDIRNTERLENLFRTFQPEIVFHAAAYKHVPMMENNPSESILTNVFGTKNCADLSVKYKVEKFVMVSTDKAVNPTNVMGASKRIAEIYTQSLSKTSTTKFITTRFGNVLGSNGSVIPRFRQQIENGGPVTITHPDITRFFMTIPEACQLVLEAGTSGHGGEIFIFDMGESVKILDLAKKMIKLSGLTLDKDIKITFTGLRPGEKLYEELLANEENTLPTHHKQILIAKVKEYDFEEINTKINELIASFESQDNKIIVKQMKLLVPEFKSNNSIYEQLD; encoded by the coding sequence ATGACTAACCCCATTAGAATACTATTTCAACACAATATTCCACGATGGATTATTTTCTTTATTGATGTAGTCATTTGTTTTTTCTCATTGATTTTAGCGTATTTAGTTCGTTTTAACTTTTCCATTCCAGATACCGCTATAGTAGATTTTCCTTTAGTTTTTGGAATAGTTTTAGGAGTAAGAGCGTTAAGTTTTTTCTTTTCTAAAACCTACAAAGGAATTGTAAAACATACTAGTTCAAAAGATTCTCAACGTATTTTTATTGTTATTACTATTGGAAGTATTTTCTATGTTTTAGTCAATTTATTGTTTTATTTTGGAATAAACAAAACTTTCCCTATCCCATTTTCAATCATCATTATTGACTATATGTCAACTCTTTTTTTGATGATTATTCTGCGTGTGGTATTTAAAGCCCTATATACTGAAATTGTAAACCCTTATCGAGAAAAACGTAACGTAATTATTTTTGGTGCTGGCGAATCTGGTATTATCACCAAAAGAACACTTGATAGAGATGCAGGGCTAAAATACAAAGTACTTGCTTTTATTGATGATGACCACAAAAAAGAAGGAAAAATATTAGAAGGAATTCCTATTGTTTCTTTTAAAAAATTAGATGATTTATTGAGTAAAAATGATGTTGCCCAAGTTGTAATTTCTGTTCAAAATATCTCTCCAGAACGTAAAAAGAATTTGGTTGACATTTGTTTGAATTACGATACCAAAGTTTTAAATGTACCCCCTGTTACCGATTGGATTAATGGAGAATTAAGTTTCAAACAGATTAAAAAAATTCAAATTGAAGAGCTGTTGGAACGTGATCCAATACAATTAAACATTGAGAATATTAAGAATCAACTTTCTAACAAAACCATATTAGTAACAGGTGCTGCAGGAAGTATTGGCAGTGAAATTGTTCGTCAAATAATCAATTTTAATCCTAAGAAAATAATACTACTCGACCAAGCTGAATCACCTCTGTATGATATGGAGATGGAGTTGAATGATGATCACAATAAAGTTTCTTATGAAATAGTAATTGGTGATATTAGAAATACTGAGCGTTTAGAAAATCTATTCCGTACATTTCAACCCGAAATTGTTTTCCATGCTGCAGCTTACAAACATGTTCCCATGATGGAAAACAACCCTTCGGAGTCAATTTTAACCAACGTGTTTGGAACAAAAAACTGTGCCGATTTATCAGTAAAATATAAGGTAGAAAAATTTGTAATGGTTTCAACCGATAAGGCTGTAAATCCAACAAATGTTATGGGTGCAAGTAAACGAATTGCCGAAATCTATACGCAGTCGCTTAGTAAAACATCTACAACCAAATTTATTACAACACGATTTGGAAATGTATTGGGTTCAAATGGGTCTGTAATACCTAGGTTTAGACAACAGATAGAAAATGGTGGTCCAGTTACTATAACACACCCTGATATTACCCGTTTCTTTATGACCATACCAGAAGCTTGTCAATTGGTGTTAGAAGCAGGAACATCAGGTCATGGTGGTGAAATATTCATCTTTGACATGGGTGAGTCGGTAAAAATACTTGACTTAGCTAAAAAGATGATTAAGTTATCTGGTTTAACCTTAGATAAGGACATAAAAATAACTTTCACAGGACTGCGACCTGGAGAAAAACTATACGAAGAATTATTAGCAAACGAAGAAAACACCTTACCTACACATCATAAACAAATTTTGATAGCTAAGGTTAAAGAATATGATTTTGAAGAAATTAATACTAAAATTAATGAGCTTATAGCTTCATTTGAAAGTCAAGATAACAAAATAATTGTTAAACAAATGAAATTATTAGTACCCGAATTCAAAAGCAATAATTCGATATATGAGCAATTAGATTAA
- a CDS encoding sugar transferase produces MIKRLFDIFFSFFGLLILLPFFILIGLIIVIDSKGGIFYQQIRVGKSNKEFGLYKFRTMKPDSDKKGLLTVGGRDPRITSIGYYLRKYKLDELPQLINVFIGDMSLVGPRPEVRKYVDMYSKEQQRVLLVKPGITDYASIEYFNENELLGKSDNPEQTYINEVMPAKLKINLKYIEEYSVLTDFKIIIKTIGKIFGSH; encoded by the coding sequence ATGATAAAACGGTTATTTGATATCTTCTTCTCTTTTTTTGGATTGTTGATACTCCTACCATTTTTTATTTTGATAGGATTAATAATTGTAATTGATTCCAAAGGAGGAATATTTTACCAGCAAATTAGAGTCGGAAAAAGCAATAAAGAATTTGGGCTCTATAAGTTTAGAACAATGAAACCTGATTCTGACAAAAAAGGTCTATTAACCGTTGGAGGAAGAGACCCAAGAATAACATCTATTGGATATTACCTCCGAAAATATAAATTGGACGAATTACCTCAACTTATAAATGTTTTTATTGGCGATATGAGTTTGGTTGGACCCCGACCCGAAGTAAGAAAATATGTTGACATGTATAGTAAAGAACAACAACGTGTTTTACTGGTAAAACCAGGCATAACCGACTATGCTAGTATCGAATATTTTAATGAAAATGAATTGCTAGGTAAATCTGATAATCCAGAACAAACTTATATAAACGAAGTAATGCCTGCGAAATTAAAAATCAACCTTAAATACATTGAAGAATATAGTGTATTAACTGATTTTAAGATTATTATTAAAACCATTGGTAAAATTTTTGGGAGCCATTAA
- a CDS encoding DegT/DnrJ/EryC1/StrS family aminotransferase, with protein sequence MIPFSPPHINQKVIEEVTKVLQSGWITTGPRTKQFEKEISEYCGNKNTLCLNSATAGLEIILRWFGVKEGDEVILPAYTYSATANVVIHCGAKPIFVDVNADDFNINVAAIEKAITPKTKVIMPVDFGGLPCDYDAINELVKKHQKQFIANSNEQKQLGRILVLSDSAHSFGAWYKGKRAGSLTDVSVFSFHAVKNLTTAEGGAITLNLPTPFDNQEIYNQLCIKTLHGQNKDALAKTQKGNWRYDIVEAGYKCNMTDIMAAIGQVELERYDSETLPKRKNICDTYSKILGKYDWAQLPIFKSENNSIESCYHLYPLRIVGITEFQRDEIIKEIFDKDVSVNVHFLPVPSMSFYKDLGYDINNYQITLDNYSREISLPIFYDLTDEMVNTVLNAVIKSVEKVLA encoded by the coding sequence ATGATACCATTTTCACCTCCTCATATCAATCAAAAAGTTATTGAAGAAGTAACCAAAGTACTTCAATCGGGTTGGATAACTACTGGTCCACGCACAAAACAATTTGAAAAAGAAATTTCGGAATATTGTGGCAATAAAAACACCTTATGTTTAAATAGCGCTACTGCTGGACTAGAAATTATTTTACGTTGGTTTGGGGTAAAAGAAGGTGATGAAGTTATTTTACCTGCTTATACCTACTCCGCAACAGCAAATGTGGTCATTCATTGTGGTGCAAAACCAATTTTTGTTGATGTAAATGCTGATGATTTTAACATTAATGTTGCTGCAATTGAAAAAGCCATTACACCAAAAACCAAAGTAATAATGCCTGTTGATTTTGGTGGGTTACCTTGCGATTATGATGCAATAAACGAATTGGTTAAAAAACACCAAAAACAATTTATTGCTAATTCTAACGAACAAAAACAACTCGGTAGAATTTTGGTATTATCAGATTCTGCTCACTCCTTTGGAGCTTGGTATAAAGGAAAAAGAGCTGGTTCTTTAACAGATGTTTCTGTTTTCTCATTTCATGCGGTAAAAAACTTAACAACTGCTGAAGGTGGTGCTATAACACTTAATTTGCCTACTCCATTTGACAATCAAGAAATATACAATCAGTTATGTATAAAAACATTGCATGGGCAAAACAAAGATGCCTTGGCAAAAACTCAAAAAGGAAACTGGCGTTATGATATTGTAGAAGCTGGTTATAAATGTAACATGACTGATATTATGGCTGCCATAGGTCAGGTAGAATTAGAACGATACGATAGTGAAACATTACCAAAACGTAAAAACATCTGCGACACCTATTCTAAGATACTTGGCAAATACGACTGGGCTCAATTACCCATTTTTAAATCTGAAAACAATTCAATAGAAAGTTGTTATCACTTGTATCCGCTTAGAATTGTAGGAATAACTGAATTTCAACGAGATGAAATTATCAAAGAAATTTTCGATAAAGATGTTTCGGTTAATGTTCATTTCCTACCTGTTCCTAGTATGAGTTTTTACAAAGATTTAGGTTATGACATTAATAATTACCAAATAACATTAGATAATTATTCGAGAGAAATTTCATTACCCATTTTTTACGATTTAACTGATGAAATGGTAAATACAGTATTAAACGCTGTTATAAAATCGGTGGAGAAAGTTCTAGCATGA
- a CDS encoding O-antigen ligase family protein: protein MISQELNQKIHFYLTCLLAFFTPIHPKILPILIILLCVNWVINPTNIKQSYKTLSSNLVLSTTAILYLMYLIGMLYSSNLGFGGRVLETKMSLIILPIIYSAYINVTKEKLNHYLKIFVYGCIVYALICFSYATYAYFLPLEIDLGNGYTFNYGANYFYYYYLSVFFHPSYTAMYSVFALAIIVFGIKKELIQFNWKTILTIILLTIFVLLLSSKAGWITLFLLCFYTFYLLVSKKKIIHTLYFIVPITVAFLVFNVYYTPLVSQRLPDVKAITNVVTEKNEKNEVVTTSKDGNAARILIWKASVELFVNNFLIGTGTGDSKDELLKIYHAKEMTTEYENKLNSHNQFLTTAISLGFIGLLIMLFTFLLPFYFSISTKNYLISAFIILISFNLLFESMYETQAGIVFYAFFNTLLCSTFVKNYSEKKSQ, encoded by the coding sequence GTGATTAGCCAAGAATTAAATCAAAAAATACATTTTTATTTAACTTGCTTATTGGCGTTTTTCACTCCAATTCACCCGAAAATTTTACCAATACTCATTATTTTGCTCTGTGTAAATTGGGTTATTAATCCAACAAACATCAAACAGAGCTACAAAACACTTTCGAGTAATCTAGTACTTTCAACAACAGCAATTTTATACCTGATGTATTTAATTGGCATGCTTTACTCTTCTAATTTAGGTTTTGGCGGTCGTGTTTTAGAAACAAAAATGTCCTTAATAATTCTACCTATAATATATTCAGCCTATATCAATGTCACAAAGGAAAAATTAAATCATTACCTAAAAATATTTGTTTATGGGTGTATTGTTTATGCATTAATTTGTTTTTCATATGCCACCTATGCCTACTTTTTACCTTTAGAAATAGACCTTGGTAATGGCTATACATTTAATTATGGCGCTAATTATTTTTACTACTACTACCTTTCTGTGTTTTTTCATCCGAGCTATACAGCCATGTATAGTGTTTTTGCCTTAGCAATTATTGTTTTTGGGATCAAAAAAGAGTTGATTCAATTTAATTGGAAAACAATTCTAACAATAATTTTACTCACTATTTTTGTTCTTCTATTAAGTTCTAAAGCTGGGTGGATTACACTTTTTCTGTTGTGTTTTTATACCTTCTATCTACTTGTTTCTAAAAAAAAAATCATCCATACACTCTATTTTATTGTTCCCATTACCGTTGCATTTTTAGTCTTTAATGTTTATTACACTCCATTAGTATCTCAGCGTTTACCTGATGTGAAAGCAATTACAAATGTAGTTACTGAGAAAAATGAAAAAAACGAAGTAGTTACTACAAGCAAAGACGGTAATGCCGCAAGAATTTTAATTTGGAAAGCATCTGTTGAATTGTTTGTAAATAACTTCTTAATTGGTACTGGTACGGGCGACTCAAAAGATGAATTACTTAAAATTTATCATGCAAAAGAGATGACAACGGAGTATGAAAATAAGTTAAACTCTCACAACCAATTCCTTACAACTGCCATTTCATTAGGATTTATTGGGCTACTTATAATGCTCTTTACATTCCTATTACCTTTCTATTTTTCAATTTCAACTAAAAATTACCTCATTTCTGCATTTATAATTTTAATCTCCTTCAACCTATTGTTTGAATCCATGTATGAGACTCAAGCAGGAATTGTTTTCTATGCATTTTTTAATACATTGCTTTGTTCTACTTTCGTAAAAAATTATTCTGAAAAAAAATCGCAATAA
- a CDS encoding acyltransferase yields MLRQLYLSPLGILISYVLNALAVFHKPFMAYGYRNKIDGKFYKKTRIGSNVKLVEKKKINIKDSVWVGYNCHLDGIGGITIQEGVNIASHTCIYTHSSQNSIRLLGKNFIEIPAEERIGYILEPVKIDEYTFIGTSCVILPGTTIGKGCIIGAGSVVKGDFPDYSIVVGNPAKIVGDTRVVDKELFLSGVDFKHYYDSSLKEEFSK; encoded by the coding sequence ATGCTTAGACAATTATATCTTTCTCCACTTGGTATATTAATATCTTATGTATTAAATGCTTTAGCTGTATTCCATAAACCTTTTATGGCTTATGGCTACCGTAACAAAATTGATGGTAAATTTTACAAAAAAACACGGATAGGTTCTAATGTAAAATTAGTTGAAAAGAAAAAAATTAACATTAAAGATAGTGTTTGGGTTGGGTATAACTGTCACCTTGATGGAATTGGAGGCATTACAATTCAAGAAGGAGTAAATATTGCCTCTCATACTTGTATTTACACACACAGCAGCCAAAATTCAATACGTTTATTAGGCAAGAATTTTATTGAAATTCCTGCAGAAGAAAGAATCGGTTATATTCTTGAACCTGTTAAGATTGATGAATATACTTTTATAGGTACTTCTTGCGTTATACTTCCTGGAACGACGATTGGAAAAGGTTGTATAATAGGTGCTGGTAGCGTTGTAAAAGGTGATTTTCCTGATTACTCGATTGTTGTCGGAAACCCAGCAAAAATAGTTGGTGATACAAGAGTTGTGGATAAAGAGTTGTTTCTTTCAGGTGTTGATTTCAAACATTATTATGATTCATCACTAAAAGAAGAATTTTCTAAATAA
- a CDS encoding glycosyltransferase family 4 protein — MSNKKKYIFIVQVTRQLSIDILNTFVSQGAEIELVTGVVESNYAPLNPNIKVKFYNKYDNTSGFKRMLTWSLFTFLSFFHVLFSSKKKELILITTPPFIVFTGLFFKRLRNQNYHLIIWDLYPDVLVNFGVLNESSWIIKYWKKINKTCFTKASNVFTLGKHLATAINNYTQENPKIIPNWVNADFVKPMEKAENTFAKEHNLQDKLVVMYSGNMGLTHDIESIVYAAEALQNNSSIHFVLIGDGAKKTKITQYVSEKNLTNVLILPYQSNEVLPYSLSCADIGVVTLSQGAETISVPSKTYYTLAAGSAILALASHESELGLLIEEYNCGKVFENPKNEEIVKFIEGLVQEKSQLKEYKENARKASFNFTPENAKQYYNYIYGKN; from the coding sequence ATGAGTAATAAAAAAAAATACATTTTCATTGTTCAAGTTACTCGGCAATTATCCATTGATATTTTAAATACTTTCGTAAGTCAGGGTGCTGAAATAGAATTGGTAACTGGTGTTGTAGAAAGTAATTATGCTCCACTAAATCCTAATATAAAAGTCAAGTTTTACAATAAATATGATAACACTTCTGGCTTTAAACGAATGCTTACTTGGAGCTTATTTACCTTTCTAAGTTTTTTTCACGTCCTTTTTTCAAGTAAAAAGAAAGAACTCATATTAATTACTACCCCTCCTTTTATTGTTTTTACTGGCTTATTTTTTAAACGGCTTAGAAATCAAAACTATCATTTGATTATTTGGGATTTATATCCCGATGTTTTGGTCAATTTTGGTGTTTTAAACGAGTCTTCATGGATAATAAAATACTGGAAAAAAATAAATAAAACCTGTTTTACAAAAGCTTCAAATGTATTTACACTCGGAAAACATTTAGCCACCGCTATTAATAATTACACACAAGAGAACCCTAAAATAATCCCTAATTGGGTAAATGCAGATTTTGTAAAACCAATGGAAAAAGCGGAAAATACTTTTGCTAAAGAGCATAATTTACAAGATAAACTAGTGGTAATGTATTCTGGAAACATGGGACTAACCCATGATATTGAATCTATTGTTTATGCAGCTGAGGCTCTTCAAAATAATTCGTCCATACATTTTGTATTAATTGGAGATGGAGCGAAAAAAACAAAAATCACTCAATATGTTTCTGAAAAAAATCTAACAAATGTACTGATACTTCCTTACCAGAGTAACGAAGTGCTTCCATATTCTTTAAGTTGTGCCGACATAGGTGTTGTAACATTAAGTCAAGGAGCCGAAACCATTTCTGTTCCAAGTAAAACATATTATACCTTGGCTGCAGGTTCAGCAATATTAGCATTAGCATCACACGAATCAGAGTTAGGTTTATTAATCGAAGAATACAATTGTGGAAAAGTGTTCGAAAACCCTAAAAACGAAGAAATCGTTAAATTTATTGAAGGGTTAGTTCAAGAAAAAAGTCAACTAAAAGAATACAAAGAAAATGCAAGAAAGGCTTCCTTTAATTTTACTCCAGAAAATGCCAAACAATATTATAATTACATTTACGGTAAAAATTAA
- a CDS encoding glycosyl transferase, translated as MHHFCTLFDSFYLTRGITLYQSLEKVGADFHLYIFAFDDTSFEILNKLNLKHATIISLKDFEDEKLLEVKPGRTKAEYCWTSTSSTILYVLEKYNVESCTYVDADLYFYQNPKVLFDEMGENSILITEHRYPPKFNRVNTSGIYCVQFITFLNNEEGLTALKWWRNACIEWCYDRYEDGKFGDQKYLDDWTTRFKGVHVLKHLGGGLASWNVEQWPLVSKKGNIITFKDNTDNTTFEAIFYHFHHVRFYQNNIVDLGWRHPTMPVVKNLYVPYIMALQETENLVKSVHPSFNVPLQKFTLIKTGGLRNKLKYLYKKYYRFNVFNTQKLIAKYGTN; from the coding sequence ATGCACCATTTTTGTACGCTATTCGATTCGTTTTATTTAACTAGAGGAATAACTTTATACCAATCTTTAGAAAAAGTTGGAGCAGATTTTCACCTATATATTTTTGCTTTTGATGATACCAGTTTTGAAATATTAAATAAACTCAATCTAAAACATGCCACCATTATCTCATTAAAAGATTTTGAAGATGAAAAATTACTTGAGGTAAAACCAGGCAGAACAAAAGCAGAATATTGCTGGACATCTACATCGTCAACAATTTTATATGTTTTAGAAAAATACAACGTAGAGAGTTGTACTTATGTTGATGCCGATTTATATTTTTATCAAAACCCAAAAGTTTTGTTTGATGAAATGGGTGAAAACTCTATTTTAATAACTGAACATCGGTATCCGCCAAAATTTAATCGAGTTAATACTTCTGGAATTTATTGTGTTCAATTTATTACTTTCTTAAATAATGAAGAAGGTTTAACAGCACTTAAGTGGTGGAGAAACGCTTGCATAGAATGGTGTTACGACAGGTATGAGGATGGCAAATTCGGTGATCAAAAATACCTAGATGATTGGACTACTCGCTTTAAAGGTGTTCACGTTTTAAAACATTTAGGTGGAGGATTAGCTTCTTGGAATGTTGAACAGTGGCCTTTAGTTAGTAAAAAGGGTAATATTATAACTTTTAAAGACAATACTGACAACACAACTTTTGAAGCAATATTTTACCACTTTCATCATGTTCGTTTTTACCAAAACAATATTGTTGATTTAGGATGGCGACATCCTACCATGCCAGTAGTTAAAAACTTGTATGTTCCATACATTATGGCTTTACAAGAAACAGAAAACTTAGTAAAATCTGTTCATCCAAGTTTTAATGTGCCTTTACAAAAATTTACGCTAATTAAAACTGGAGGTTTACGAAATAAATTAAAATACTTGTACAAAAAGTATTATCGTTTTAACGTTTTCAATACCCAAAAATTAATTGCCAAATATGGTACCAATTAA